Proteins encoded by one window of Elephas maximus indicus isolate mEleMax1 chromosome 5, mEleMax1 primary haplotype, whole genome shotgun sequence:
- the CXXC4 gene encoding CXXC-type zinc finger protein 4, with the protein MNTNVCVEPGPSPEAPGLPKESHLPEGALNSLVDYNSEMERYRSFATSFYKTNGGAFPQAAKIARITTPIFPSSAAAAAAAARIGMSPWNCDNAATAAAATAMLWGSGGGGGGGGGGGGGGGGGGGRKSSSAAASSSASSSAILPAGGGGGGGGGGGGGGGGGGGGGGGSRTSMHHRNDSQRLGKAGCPPEPSLQMANTNFLSTLSPEHCRPLAGECMNKLKCGAAEAEIMNLPERVGTFSAIPALGGISLPPGVIVMTALHSPAAASAAVTDSAFQIANLADCPQSHSSSSSSSSGGAGGANPAKKKRKRCGVCVPCKRLINCGVCSSCRNRKTGHQICKFRKCEELKKKPGTSLERTPVPSTEAFRWFF; encoded by the exons ATGAACACCAATGTCTGCGTGGAGCCCGGGCCGAGCCCGGAGGCCCCGGGCTTGCCCAAGGAAAGCCACCTGCCCGAGGGGGCCCTGAACAGCCTTGTGGATTACAACTCGGAGATGGAGCGCTACCGCTCCTTTGCCACCTCCTTCTACAAGACCAACGGGGGCGCCTTCCCGCAGGCCGCCAAGATCGCGCGCATCACCACCCCCATCTTCCCCAgcagcgccgccgccgccgcggccgCCGCGCGCATCGGCATGTCCCCCTGGAACTGCGACAACGCggccaccgccgccgccgccaccgccatgCTCTGGGGcagcggcgggggcgggggcggcggcgggggcggcgGGGGTGGCGGGGGCGGCGGGGGCGGCAGGAAATCCTCCTCCGCCGCCGCCTCCTCCTCCGCCTCCTCCTCGGCGATCCTCCCCGCCGgcggcggtggcggtggcggcggcggcggcggcggcggcggcggtggcggcggtggcggcggcggcggcagcaggaCCAGCATGCACCACCGAAACGACTCCCAGAGGCTGGGGAAAGCTGGCTGCCCGCCAGAGCCGTCGTTGCAAATGGCAAATACTAATTTCCTCTCCACCTTATCCCCTGAACACTGCAGACCTTTGGCGGGGGAATGCATGAACAAGCTCAAATGCGGCGCTGCTGAAGCAGAGATAATGAATCTCCCCGAGCGCGTGGGGACTTTTTCCGCTATCCCGGCTTTAGGGGGCATCTCATTACCTCCAGGGGTCATCGTCATGACAGCCCTTCACTCCCCcgcagcagcctcagcagccgTCACAGACAGTGCGTTTCAAATTGCCAATCTGGCAGACTGCCCGCAGAGtcattcctcctcctcctcgtccTCCTCAGGGGGAGCTGGCGGAGCCAACCCGgccaagaagaagaggaaaaggtgTGGGGTCTGCGTTCCCTGCAAGAGGCTCATCAACTGTGGCGTCTGCAGCAGTTGCAGGAACCGCAAAACGGGACACCAGATCTGCAAATTTAGAAAATGtgaagagctaaagaaaaaaccTGGCACTTCGCTAGAG agaacaCCTGTTCCCAGCACCGAAGCATTCCGATGGTTCTTTTAA